The following proteins are co-located in the Carassius carassius chromosome 39, fCarCar2.1, whole genome shotgun sequence genome:
- the fank1 gene encoding fibronectin type 3 and ankyrin repeat domains protein 1, whose translation MDPAGEQVTVGQVSHHSIELIWTREHGTNWTDPPENWTCFILEQKNDRKHTYKQIHKGYNTQFTVENLEPKTTYTFRLKVTWPSGQLRYYPSVTASTEKEPLNGRNLHNAVLKIDELELCRVLQSIKVSVDVPDKLDFTPLMMAAMKGFTRGVQLLVNHGADVNRKNSSGKDSLMLACFHGHLDVVKFLRSCGASWSSQDRSGCCALHWAAAGGHLPLMQYLIQDGCEVDVRDGASWTPLMIVSVITGDTAAASLLITAGSDVNLQDRNGKTPLMVAVLNNYERLVKVLLENGADPNIQNQAGVSAVQMAHAFERKNIITLLVNEK comes from the exons ATGGACCCCGCAG GTGAGCAGGTGACTGTAGGACAGGTGAGTCATCACAGCATCGAGCTCATCTGGACTCGAGAACACGGCACGAACTGGACCGACCCTCCGGAAAACTGGACCTGCTTCATCCTGGAGCAGAAGAACGACAgaaaacacacatataaacagATACATAA GGGGTACAACACACAGTTCACGGTGGAGAATCTAGAACCGAAGACCACCTACACATTCAGACTGAAGGTCACGTGGCCGTCTGGTCAGCTGCGTTATTACCCATCAGTCACTGCTTCTACAGAaa aggaGCCTCTGAATGGGAGGAATCTTCACAACGCCGTTCTCAAGATTGATGAGCTGGAGCTCTGTCGAGTACTGCAGTCGAT AAAAGTCTCAGTGGATGTTCCTGACAAGCTGGACTTTACTCCTCTAATGATGGCGGCCATGAAGGGCTTTACTAg AGGAGTTCAGCTTTTGGTGAATCATGGTGCAGATGTGAACAGAAAAAACAGCAGTGGTAAAGACAG CCTGATGCTGGCGTGTTTCCACGGGCACCTGGATGTGGTGAAGTTCCTGCGCAGCTGCGGGGCGTCCTGGAGCTCTCAGGACCGATCGGGCTGCTGCGCCCTGCACTGGGCCGCAGCTGGAGGACACCTGCCCCTCATGCAGTACCTCATACAGGACGGATGTGAG GTCGATGTGCGGGACGGCGCCTCCTGGACGCCCCTCATGATCGTATCTGTCATAACCGGAGACACGGCTGCAGCTTCACTGTTAATCACAGCTGGATCTGATGTTAATTTACAGGACAGAAACGGGAAAACACCACTGATG GTGGCTGTGCTGAATAATTATGAGCGTCTAGTTAAAGTCCTGCTGGAGAATGGAGCCGACCCAAACATTCAGAACCAG gcTGGTGTTAGCGCTGTGCAGATGGCACACGCATTTGAAAGGAAG AATATCATCACTCTGCTTGTGAATGAGAAGTGA
- the LOC132121700 gene encoding putative pre-mRNA-splicing factor ATP-dependent RNA helicase DHX32 isoform X1 — translation MAGNSEISEGGLEREEESDDQFEFGDDLELNQFDGLPYSSRYYRLLQERKTLPVWKYRHEFMTLLENNQILIVSGTTKTGKSTQIPQWCAEFCLSAQYQHGVVVCSQIHRRQAIDLALRVADEMDVNIGHEIGYSIPLETCCSNDTILRFCTDDVLLREMMSDPLLEHYGVVVIDQAHERTVNTDLLLGLLREVLLQRPELKVVVLSAPPASDMLLTHYGNVPCLHLDAPCAGEVIHSNNSSAESFYSALRLALEVHRSRETGDVAVFLASEQEVVCACNILTKEASRMSVSLGELIAVPLCPGHTGMCPPITESPQKSRRVFVSCSQSEDLFWLVDTITFVIDTGVEKRLVSVYNPRVRASSEVIRPISQCQAEIRKRLTGSTGKCFCLYPEDVQLPAEIPPRILESNITSTALYLKRMEMAGIGHCDFISRPDPEGLMQALEELDYLAALDNDGNLSEMGIIMSELPLDPQMAKALLASCEFDCASEILTIAAMLTAPSCFIDPPVGMVTEVMRCHMKFQHPEGDHFTLINIYNTFKRSQKEPYFSQEQWCEEYFLCCDALQTADAIRAQLTDILKRIELPISEAAFGTKTNTLNIKRALLAGFFMQMARDVDGSGNYFMLLNKHVAQVHRLSGYGAKAHKLGLPEWVLFHEYNLSDNNCIRYVTQISAQAFLQMVPQYFFCNLPPSESKEILQHILDRDRTGNARTKPQPAVIETKTEEAESHDRCVIQ, via the exons ATGGCTGGAAACAGCGAGATATCAGAAGGCGGACTCGAGAGAGAGGAGGAATCTGATGATCAGTTTGAGTTTGGAGATGATCTGGAGCTCAATCAGTTTGATGGACTGCCATATTCCTCCAGATACTACAGACTCTTGCAGGAGAGGAAAACTCTGCCTGTTTGGAAATACAGACATGAATTCATGACTTTGCTGGAAAATAATCAGATTCTTATAGTCTCAGGCACAACCAAGACTGGCAAAAGCACACAG ATCCCTCAGTGGTGTGCAGAGTTCTGTCTGTCTGCGCAGTATCAGCACGGTGTGGTGGTGTGCAGTCAGATCCACAGACGCCAGGCTATTGATTTGGCTCTCCGTGTTGCAGACGAGATGGACGTAAACATCGGCCATGAGATTGGATACAGTATCCCGCTGGAGACGTGCTGCTCCAATGATACTATTCTCAG GTTCTGCACTGATGACGTCCTGCTGCGGGAGATGATGTCAGACCCCCTGCTGGAGCATTATGGGGTGGTGGTGATAGACCAGGCCCATGAGAGGACCGTGAACACTGACCTTCTGCTGGGTCTGCTGAGAGAGGTGCTTCTCCAGCGGCCTGAGCTCAAGGTGGTGGTCCTGTCCGCTCCGCCTGCTTCAGACATGCTCCTCACACACTACGGGAATGTCCCATGCCTGCATCTGGACGCCCCGTGTGCTGGTGAGGTGATCCACAGCAACAACAGCAGCGCTGAAAGCTTCTATTCGGCTCTGAGACTCGCGCTGGAGGTCCATCGGTCCAGAGAGACTGGAGACGTAGCTGTGTTTTTAGCATCTGAGCAG gaggTGGTCTGTGCCTGTAATATTCTCACTAAAGAAGCGTCCAGGATGAGTGTATCTCTGGGAGAGCTGATAGCTGTACCACTGTGTCCCGGACACACCGGAATGTGTCCACCAATCACAGAAAGCCCACAGAAGAGTAGACGGGTCTTCGTTTCCTGTAGCCAATCAGAGGATCTGTTTTGGCTTGTGGACACTATTACATTTGTCATTGATACTGGAGTGGAGAAGAGATTAGTGAGT GTGTATAACCCACGAGTGAGAGCCAGTTCAGAGGTCATCCGACCCATCAGTCAATGTCAAGCTGAAATCCGTAAACGATTGACTGGATCAACAG GGAAGTGCTTCTGTTTGTATCCTGAGGACGTTCAGCTTCCCGCTGAGATTCCTCCTCGCATTCTGGAGTCCAACATCACGTCCACGGCGCTCTATCTGAAGAGGATGGAGATGGCCGGGATCGGACACTGTGACTTCATCAGCAGACCTG ATCCTGAGGGCCTCATGCAGGCGTTGGAGGAGCTCGATTATCTCGCTGCTTTGGACAACGATGGAAACCTGTCTGAGATGGGCATCATCATGTCAGAGCTTCCTCTGGATCCTCAGATGGCGAAGGCTCTGTTAGCGTCCTGCGAGTTCGATTGTGCTAGTGAGATTCTAACCATCGCTGCAATGCTAACAG CACCAAGCTGCTTCATCGATCCTCCCGTCGGCATGGTAACAGAAGTCATGCGCTGTCATATGAAGTTCCAGCATCCCGAAGGTGACCACTTCACGCTCATCAACATCTATAACACCTTCAAACGCAGCCAGAAGGAACCAT atttcAGTCAGGAGCAGTGGTGTGAGGAGTACTTCCTGTGCTGCGACGCCCTGCAGACGGCAGACGCCATCAGAGCCCAACTCACAGACATCCTCAAACGCATCGAGCTGCCCATCTCAGAAGCAGCCTTCGGCACCAAAACCAACACACTCAACATCAAGAGAGCGCTGCTTGCGGGCTTCTTCATGCAG ATGGCCAGAGATGTGGACGGTTCGGGGAATTACTTCATGCTGCTGAACAAACACGTGGCTCAGGTTCACCGTCTGTCGGGTTACGGAGCAAAAGCTCATAAACTGGGTCTGCCAGAGTGGGTTCTGTTCCACGAGTACAACCTCTCCGACAACAACTGCATCCGCTACGTCACACAGATCTCAGCGCAGGC GTTCCTTCAAATGGTGCCGCAGTATTTTTTCTGTAATCTGCCCCCTAGTGAGAGTAAAGAGATCCTGCAGCACATTCTGGACAGAGACAGGACGGGGAATGCAAGGACAAAACCTCAACCAGCTGTGATAGAAACAAAGACAGAAGAGGCCGAATCACATGACCGATGTGTCATCCAGTGA
- the LOC132121700 gene encoding putative pre-mRNA-splicing factor ATP-dependent RNA helicase DHX32 isoform X2 produces MAGNSEISEGGLEREEESDDQFEFGDDLELNQFDGLPYSSRYYRLLQERKTLPVWKYRHEFMTLLENNQILIVSGTTKTGKSTQIPQWCAEFCLSAQYQHGVVVCSQIHRRQAIDLALRVADEMDVNIGHEIGYSIPLETCCSNDTILRFCTDDVLLREMMSDPLLEHYGVVVIDQAHERTVNTDLLLGLLREVLLQRPELKVVVLSAPPASDMLLTHYGNVPCLHLDAPCAGEVIHSNNSSAESFYSALRLALEVHRSRETGDVAVFLASEQEVVCACNILTKEASRMSVSLGELIAVPLCPGHTGMCPPITESPQKSRRVFVSCSQSEDLFWLVDTITFVIDTGVEKRLVYNPRVRASSEVIRPISQCQAEIRKRLTGSTGKCFCLYPEDVQLPAEIPPRILESNITSTALYLKRMEMAGIGHCDFISRPDPEGLMQALEELDYLAALDNDGNLSEMGIIMSELPLDPQMAKALLASCEFDCASEILTIAAMLTAPSCFIDPPVGMVTEVMRCHMKFQHPEGDHFTLINIYNTFKRSQKEPYFSQEQWCEEYFLCCDALQTADAIRAQLTDILKRIELPISEAAFGTKTNTLNIKRALLAGFFMQMARDVDGSGNYFMLLNKHVAQVHRLSGYGAKAHKLGLPEWVLFHEYNLSDNNCIRYVTQISAQAFLQMVPQYFFCNLPPSESKEILQHILDRDRTGNARTKPQPAVIETKTEEAESHDRCVIQ; encoded by the exons ATGGCTGGAAACAGCGAGATATCAGAAGGCGGACTCGAGAGAGAGGAGGAATCTGATGATCAGTTTGAGTTTGGAGATGATCTGGAGCTCAATCAGTTTGATGGACTGCCATATTCCTCCAGATACTACAGACTCTTGCAGGAGAGGAAAACTCTGCCTGTTTGGAAATACAGACATGAATTCATGACTTTGCTGGAAAATAATCAGATTCTTATAGTCTCAGGCACAACCAAGACTGGCAAAAGCACACAG ATCCCTCAGTGGTGTGCAGAGTTCTGTCTGTCTGCGCAGTATCAGCACGGTGTGGTGGTGTGCAGTCAGATCCACAGACGCCAGGCTATTGATTTGGCTCTCCGTGTTGCAGACGAGATGGACGTAAACATCGGCCATGAGATTGGATACAGTATCCCGCTGGAGACGTGCTGCTCCAATGATACTATTCTCAG GTTCTGCACTGATGACGTCCTGCTGCGGGAGATGATGTCAGACCCCCTGCTGGAGCATTATGGGGTGGTGGTGATAGACCAGGCCCATGAGAGGACCGTGAACACTGACCTTCTGCTGGGTCTGCTGAGAGAGGTGCTTCTCCAGCGGCCTGAGCTCAAGGTGGTGGTCCTGTCCGCTCCGCCTGCTTCAGACATGCTCCTCACACACTACGGGAATGTCCCATGCCTGCATCTGGACGCCCCGTGTGCTGGTGAGGTGATCCACAGCAACAACAGCAGCGCTGAAAGCTTCTATTCGGCTCTGAGACTCGCGCTGGAGGTCCATCGGTCCAGAGAGACTGGAGACGTAGCTGTGTTTTTAGCATCTGAGCAG gaggTGGTCTGTGCCTGTAATATTCTCACTAAAGAAGCGTCCAGGATGAGTGTATCTCTGGGAGAGCTGATAGCTGTACCACTGTGTCCCGGACACACCGGAATGTGTCCACCAATCACAGAAAGCCCACAGAAGAGTAGACGGGTCTTCGTTTCCTGTAGCCAATCAGAGGATCTGTTTTGGCTTGTGGACACTATTACATTTGTCATTGATACTGGAGTGGAGAAGAGATTA GTGTATAACCCACGAGTGAGAGCCAGTTCAGAGGTCATCCGACCCATCAGTCAATGTCAAGCTGAAATCCGTAAACGATTGACTGGATCAACAG GGAAGTGCTTCTGTTTGTATCCTGAGGACGTTCAGCTTCCCGCTGAGATTCCTCCTCGCATTCTGGAGTCCAACATCACGTCCACGGCGCTCTATCTGAAGAGGATGGAGATGGCCGGGATCGGACACTGTGACTTCATCAGCAGACCTG ATCCTGAGGGCCTCATGCAGGCGTTGGAGGAGCTCGATTATCTCGCTGCTTTGGACAACGATGGAAACCTGTCTGAGATGGGCATCATCATGTCAGAGCTTCCTCTGGATCCTCAGATGGCGAAGGCTCTGTTAGCGTCCTGCGAGTTCGATTGTGCTAGTGAGATTCTAACCATCGCTGCAATGCTAACAG CACCAAGCTGCTTCATCGATCCTCCCGTCGGCATGGTAACAGAAGTCATGCGCTGTCATATGAAGTTCCAGCATCCCGAAGGTGACCACTTCACGCTCATCAACATCTATAACACCTTCAAACGCAGCCAGAAGGAACCAT atttcAGTCAGGAGCAGTGGTGTGAGGAGTACTTCCTGTGCTGCGACGCCCTGCAGACGGCAGACGCCATCAGAGCCCAACTCACAGACATCCTCAAACGCATCGAGCTGCCCATCTCAGAAGCAGCCTTCGGCACCAAAACCAACACACTCAACATCAAGAGAGCGCTGCTTGCGGGCTTCTTCATGCAG ATGGCCAGAGATGTGGACGGTTCGGGGAATTACTTCATGCTGCTGAACAAACACGTGGCTCAGGTTCACCGTCTGTCGGGTTACGGAGCAAAAGCTCATAAACTGGGTCTGCCAGAGTGGGTTCTGTTCCACGAGTACAACCTCTCCGACAACAACTGCATCCGCTACGTCACACAGATCTCAGCGCAGGC GTTCCTTCAAATGGTGCCGCAGTATTTTTTCTGTAATCTGCCCCCTAGTGAGAGTAAAGAGATCCTGCAGCACATTCTGGACAGAGACAGGACGGGGAATGCAAGGACAAAACCTCAACCAGCTGTGATAGAAACAAAGACAGAAGAGGCCGAATCACATGACCGATGTGTCATCCAGTGA
- the LOC132121702 gene encoding protein BCCIP homolog, producing the protein MASSAKRRAIETGQKPQDSAESSDEGLENSGDEDSGNSEEEINEEVIVDFEAHAISDNDFHGIKTLLQQLFLKSHVNTSDLTDVIIQQNHIGSVIRQAEVPEDSDDEADPDEVFGFISMVNLTERQGVECLEQLKDMLIERCAKASSPDVQERFEQLLLDKVQSVGLLLSERFVNVPPQIALPMHKQLQKEMAEAQRTNKPSGKCQFCLMISKTCKAAKKSRSGAAQPKEELLFVNDEEEFFYEQATLKFSYCVQDEADSCATGKWSYDDVPMKPYRTVMVIPADRMGAVMDKMTEYLSV; encoded by the exons atggcttcatctgCGAAGAGGCGAGCTATTGAAACGGGACAAAAACCCCAAGACAGCGCTGAAAGCTCGGACGAGGGTCTGGAAAACTCTGGCGACGAGGACAGTGGAAATTCAGAAGAGGAAATAAACGAG GAGGTTATTGTGGACTTTGAAGCACACGCGATATCTGACAACGACTTTCATGGCATTAAAACCCTTCTGCAGCAG cTGTTCCTGAAGTCTCACGTGAACACGTCTGATCTGACTGACGTCATCATTCAGCAGAATCACATCGGCAGCGTCATCAGA CAAGCGGAGGTACCGGAGGACAGTGATGATGAAGCCGACCCAGACGAGGTGTTTGGATTCATCAGTATGGTGAACCTCACAGAGAGACAG GGTGTGGAGTGTCTGGAGCAGCTGAAGGACATGCTGATAGAGCGGTGTGCTAAAGCCAGCTCCCCGGATGTTCAGGAGCGCTTCGAGCAGCTGCTGCTGGATAAGGTACAGTCTGTCGGGCTGCTGCTGAGCGAGAGATTCGTCAATGTCCCGCCACAGATCGCCCTCCCCATGCACAAACAACTTCA GAAGGAAATGGCTGAAGCACAAAGGACCAATAAACCCAGCGGTAAATGCCAGTTCTGCCTGATGATCAGCAAAACCTGCAAAGCAGCCAAGAAGAGCAGATCTGGAGCAGCTCAACCTAAAGAAGAGCTGCTGTTCGTGAACGACGAGGAGGAGTTCTTCTATGAG CAAGCCACGCTGAAGTTCAGCTACTGCGTTCAGGACGAGGCTGATTCCTGTGCGACGGGAAAGTGGTCATACGATGACGTACCGATGAAGCCGTACCGCACAGTCATGGTGATCCCAGCGGACAGGATGGGAGCCGTCATGGATAAAATGACTGAATATCTGAGTGTCTGA
- the LOC132121703 gene encoding WW domain-binding protein 2-like: MSLNSNHAESGGVIINNSESVLMSYENVELVFSDTERLPEAFRKSKKGSVYLTPYRVIFWTKGKDPLQSFMMPFYLMKGCEVKQPVLGANYIKGTISAEPGGGWEGSATFKLVFAAGGAIEFGQYMLQVAAQASRGQPVTVNYGCPYMANGAYAYPPPPPANGMYSTAPPPPGYAYPGPPPPGGFYPSAPGFDGPAAYMPPPPYTAPTDHAHLDPDLPRTAAAEAKAAEAAASSRETTFAPSRVYLPEDKPPPYSPPEDKKNQ; the protein is encoded by the exons ATGTCCCTCAACAGCAATCACGCTGAGTCTGGAGGAGTTATCATCAACAACAGCGAAAG TGTCTTGATGTCGTATGAGAATGTGGAGCTGGTGTTCAGTGACACAGAGCGCCTGCCAGAAGCCTTCAGAAAAAGCAAGAAGGGAAGCGTTTACCTGACACCTTACAGG GTGATCTTCTGGACTAAAGGGAAGGACCCTCTGCAGTCGTTCATGATGCCGTTTTATCTGATGAAGGGCTGTGAGGTCAAACAGCCAGTACTCGGTGCCAACTACATCAAGGGAACCATCAGCGCCGAGCCCGGAG GCGGCTGGGAAGGATCTGCAACCTTCAAGTTGGTTTTTGCCGCGGGAGGAGCGATTGAGTTTGGACAGTACATGCTACAGGTGGCGGCACAGG CATCCAGAGGGCAACCGGTGACTGTTAATTATGGTTGTCCTTACATGGCGAACGGGGCGTACGCttaccctcctcctcctcctgctaaCGGCATGTATTCGACTGCGCCTCCTCCACCTGGATACGCTTACCCTGGACCTCCACCTCCAG GTGGATTTTACCCCAGCGCTCCTGGCTTTGATGGACCAGCAGCCTACATGCCTCCTCCTCCGTATACAGCTCCGACGGACCACGCTCATCTCGACCCAGACCTACCCAGAACCGCCGCAG CGGAGGCGAAAGCAGCTGAAGCTGCAGCCAGTTCCAGGGAGACTACGTTTGCTCCGTCACGAGTCTATCTGCCTGAG GACAAGCCTCCACCGTACTCTCCACCTGAAGACAAGAAGAACCAGTAG
- the LOC132121701 gene encoding E3 ubiquitin-protein ligase TRIM65-like: MMDDHMQCTICLDLFKCPVTIPCGHTFCKACISRFWDGMNKDFHCPFCKNPFDTRPELNRNVSLSMITEMPATHSPVKTDVSAGASVHTEPEQICERHQKPLVIYCRNDSMCVCYECSVNECKGHDKILVEEERKNRETGLKKKSAEFKKHQESAERSRLELMENMEKAKVSLQQTSQWVNTKFSQLIKVLVEKQEVTQLFLEQHQEVTLMQAQQRLAVLEERAMQLAALQEEISSLCSLPPCQLIKDSRFIGSVPCFSDVPVDVHVSVQEKLTPITDVLSRVSKLVCEDLERAVHVSGGQEKEGSPQDKRPVQAVVPSPATPSYPAERDGLNAYRCNLTFDPRTANAHLRLSQSNRRAEHLISGPRPVLADESRFDHTWQVLCFQSFTHGQHYWELEVSKPWAYVGVTYPNIPRKEKGKRCMVGMNELSWSLQLDERQLSAWHAGCKESVAGQLQPNAQPLRIGMLLDYEAGTLTYYGEGQVRLHAFHCAFTQALLPACWIGEGVTITLCEP; encoded by the exons ATGATGGATGATCATATGCAGTGCACGATCTGCTTGGATCTGTTTAAATGCCCCGTGACGATCCCATGCGGTCACACCTTCTGCAAGGCCTGCATCTCCAGATTCTGGGATGGCATGAACAAAGACTTCCACTGTCCTTTCTGTAAAAATCCCTTTGACACAAGGCCTGAGCTGAATCGCAACGTGTCTCTGTCGATGATCACGGAGATGCCCGCCACACACAGTCCAGTTAAGACGGATGTGAGCGCAGGAGCCTCGGTCCACACGGAGCCGGAGCAGATCTGTGAGCGGCACCAGAAGCCTCTGGTCATCTACTGCAGGAACgacagcatgtgtgtttgttacGAGTGCTCTGTGAACGAGTGCAAAGGCCATGATAAGATTTTGGTGGAAGAAGAACGGAAGAATCGAGAG ACAGGATTAAAGAAAAAGAGTGCAGAATTCAAGAAACACCAGGAAAGCGCTGAGAGAAGCCGCCTGGAGCTCATGGAGAACATGGAGAAAGCCAAG GTGTCTCTACAGCAGACGTCTCAGTGGGTGAACACCAAGTTCTCACAGCTGATTAAAGTGTTGGTAGAGAAGCAGGAGGTGACGCAGCTTTTTCTGGAGCAGCATCAGGAAGTGACTCTGATGCAGGCTCAGCAGCGGCTGGCTGTTCTGGAGGAGAGAGCCATGCAGCTCGCAGCCCTTCAGGAGGAGATCAGCAGCCTGTGCTCCCTCCCTCCCTGCCAGCTCATCAAG GACTCCAGGTTCATAGGAAGTGTCCCATGCTTCAGTGACGTTCCTGTGGATGTGCATGTGAGCGTACAGGAGAAGCTGACGCCCATCACAGACGTCCTGTCCCGCGTGTCTAAGCTGGTGTGTGAGGATCTGGAGAGAGCCGTACATGTGTCTGGAGGACAGGAGAAAGAGG GCTCTCCTCAAGATAAGAGGCCAgttcaggctgttgttcccagtCCTGCGACTCCATCGTATCCGGCCGAGAGAGACGGACTGAACGCAT ACCGTTGCAACCTGACCTTTGACCCCCGCACTGCCAACGCTCACTTACGGCTCTCCCAGAGCAACAGGAGGGCGGAGCATCTGATCTCTGGGCCCCGCCCCGTCCTGGCCGATGAGTCCCGCTTCGACCACACCTGGCAGGTGTTGTGTTTCCAGAGCTTCACTCACGGCCAGCACTACTGGGAGCTGGAGGTGTCCAAACCCTGGGCCTATGTGGGCGTGACGTACCCGAACATCCCGCGCAAGGAGAAGGGCAAGCGCTGCATGGTGGGGATGAACGAGCTTTCGTGGAGCCTCCAGCTGGACGAGCGGCAGCTGAGCGCGTGGCACGCCGGCTGCAAGGAGTCCGTCGCCGGTCAGCTGCAGCCGAACGCACAGCCGCTGCGCATCGGGATGCTGCTGGACTACGAGGCCGGGACGCTGACGTACTACGGCGAGGGACAGGTCCGGCTGCACGCCTTCCACTGCGCCTTTACACAAGCACTGCTCCCGGCCTGCTGGATCGGGGAGGGCGTCACCATCACACTCTGTGAACCATGA